A single genomic interval of Hyphomicrobium methylovorum harbors:
- a CDS encoding ferritin-like domain-containing protein: protein MKIENLEDLFNHTLEDIYYAEGKLVKALPKMAKASDSAALAEAFMGHLEETKEHVVRLEEVFKALGRKPKGTECPAIKGILEEGEELMSEIKDADTRDAAMIAAGQAAEHYEITRYGTLVSWAKLLGHKDAAAILEKTLKEEYAADDKLTKLAEGRLNKEAA from the coding sequence ATGAAAATCGAAAATCTGGAAGACCTTTTCAATCATACGCTTGAAGACATCTATTACGCCGAGGGCAAGCTGGTGAAGGCACTGCCGAAGATGGCGAAAGCGTCGGATTCCGCTGCCCTTGCGGAGGCCTTTATGGGGCATCTGGAAGAGACCAAAGAACACGTCGTCCGGCTCGAAGAGGTGTTCAAAGCGCTCGGGCGTAAGCCGAAAGGCACGGAGTGCCCCGCCATCAAGGGTATCCTTGAAGAGGGCGAGGAACTGATGTCGGAAATCAAAGATGCCGACACGCGTGACGCGGCGATGATCGCAGCCGGGCAAGCCGCTGAGCACTACGAGATTACCCGTTACGGCACGCTCGTTTCTTGGGCGAAGCTGCTGGGCCACAAGGATGCTGCTGCTATCCTCGAGAAGACACTCAAGGAAGAGTATGCGGCGGACGACAAGCTGACGAAGCTTGCCGAAGGGCGGCTCAACAAGGAAGCCGCGTAG
- a CDS encoding excalibur calcium-binding domain-containing protein, which translates to MRAAAKSLLVVCGVFAFTLAAVPRPALAQLSDPVETEDAERFCPLVSKELAAKAGEAVKRMIHCDVACKGCGCKGGPGYRSLATKKCVGWKDIVSVCGPPPHQGCSRECEPVAPGCSGRAWVKKLAATLGLAAPLFLPGEERRKDEEPKRPVTLMAPADAGADETEPEKPIPVEASPQACGAKRFCREMSSCEEAKHYLNDCGLTQLDGDGDGVPCNKLCRHR; encoded by the coding sequence GTGCGAGCCGCTGCCAAATCTCTTTTGGTCGTGTGTGGGGTGTTTGCATTCACCCTAGCGGCTGTTCCGCGTCCAGCACTCGCTCAGTTGTCCGATCCCGTTGAAACGGAAGACGCGGAACGATTTTGTCCGCTGGTATCGAAAGAGTTGGCCGCCAAGGCTGGCGAAGCCGTCAAACGGATGATTCACTGCGACGTCGCCTGCAAAGGATGCGGATGCAAAGGCGGTCCCGGATACCGAAGTCTCGCAACGAAGAAATGTGTCGGCTGGAAAGACATCGTTTCGGTTTGCGGGCCGCCGCCGCATCAAGGGTGCAGCAGAGAATGCGAGCCCGTTGCGCCGGGATGTTCCGGGCGCGCGTGGGTAAAGAAGTTGGCGGCGACGCTCGGGCTTGCTGCGCCGCTTTTTCTTCCGGGTGAGGAAAGGCGCAAGGACGAAGAGCCGAAACGTCCGGTTACTCTGATGGCTCCGGCGGATGCTGGCGCGGATGAGACTGAGCCTGAAAAGCCGATACCGGTCGAGGCCAGTCCGCAGGCGTGCGGTGCAAAACGCTTTTGCCGCGAGATGTCGAGTTGCGAGGAGGCAAAACACTATCTCAACGACTGCGGGCTCACGCAGCTCGATGGCGATGGAGACGGCGTGCCCTGCAATAAGCTTTGCCGGCACCGTTGA